The Geotalea uraniireducens Rf4 genome window below encodes:
- the trxB gene encoding thioredoxin-disulfide reductase: MSIIHHRLIILGSGPAGYTAAIYAARGNLNPVIITGMQQGGQLMTTTEVDNWPGDPDGVQGPELMDRMLRHAERFDTQVIYDHIHKADLKQRPFVLEGDSGTYSCDALIIATGASAKYLGLPSEEAFKGKGVSACATCDGFFYRGKPVAVIGGGSTAVEEALYLSNIASHVTVIHRRDQFRSEKILADKLIEKTKGGNVTIEWHHNLDEVLGDETGVTGIRIRHTSGSTKDLQVHGCFIAIGHQPNTDIFEGQLEMDNGYIRTQCGNEGNMTATSVPGVFAAGDVQDQTYKQAITSAGTGCMAALDAERYLDMLKA; the protein is encoded by the coding sequence ATGTCTATAATTCATCACAGGCTCATCATCCTCGGTTCCGGCCCTGCCGGGTATACTGCGGCAATCTACGCTGCGCGGGGTAATCTCAATCCGGTAATCATAACAGGTATGCAGCAGGGGGGGCAGTTGATGACCACTACCGAGGTGGACAACTGGCCCGGCGACCCTGACGGCGTGCAGGGACCGGAGCTGATGGATCGGATGCTCAGACATGCCGAGCGCTTCGATACGCAGGTTATCTATGACCATATCCACAAGGCGGATCTCAAACAGAGACCTTTTGTTCTGGAAGGTGATTCCGGCACCTATAGCTGCGATGCCCTTATCATCGCCACAGGCGCATCTGCCAAGTACCTGGGACTGCCTTCAGAAGAGGCATTCAAGGGGAAAGGTGTGTCAGCCTGCGCCACCTGCGACGGCTTTTTCTACCGCGGCAAGCCGGTTGCCGTAATCGGAGGCGGCAGCACTGCCGTTGAAGAGGCCCTTTACCTCTCCAACATCGCCAGTCATGTCACCGTTATTCACCGCCGCGACCAGTTCCGCTCCGAAAAAATCCTGGCCGACAAGCTGATTGAAAAGACCAAGGGGGGTAACGTCACCATCGAGTGGCACCACAACCTCGACGAGGTACTTGGTGATGAGACGGGTGTGACCGGCATCCGCATTCGCCATACGAGCGGCTCCACCAAGGACTTACAGGTGCACGGCTGCTTTATCGCCATCGGCCATCAGCCCAATACCGACATCTTCGAAGGACAGCTGGAGATGGACAACGGTTACATTCGCACCCAGTGCGGCAACGAGGGAAACATGACGGCAACGAGCGTGCCGGGAGTCTTCGCCGCCGGCGACGTGCAGGACCAG
- a CDS encoding cation diffusion facilitator family transporter, producing MTAEHHLDKSIAGRFKYAIILTALTLVAEVIGGIWTNSLALLSDAAHVFLDLFALFLSLGAIKLSSYPVSETRTFGWHRTEVFASLINGVSVFLISIGIFYEAWGRLFQPEEVKSLPMFVIAFIGLVMNLVAASALHSHSHDDLNVHSAFLHVIGDAAASVGVIVGGLIMYFTGWFVLDAIISVGIGFVIFWGSWRVIREAVHILLEGVPRGMTIAEVSDAIRNVEGVNDVHHLNIWTICSHILALSAHIDIIPEYKVEQAEVLRRIEELLFDRYHISHTTLQAECTMCIEGPVIKEMRHRPRAARHPHKHEHGHGPCGHDHHHPH from the coding sequence ATGACCGCTGAACATCATCTCGACAAGAGCATCGCCGGCAGGTTCAAATATGCCATCATTCTCACCGCCCTCACCCTGGTGGCCGAGGTTATCGGCGGCATCTGGACCAACTCCCTGGCGCTTTTATCGGATGCAGCCCATGTTTTTCTCGACCTGTTCGCCCTGTTTCTGTCGTTGGGAGCCATCAAACTCTCTTCATATCCGGTCTCGGAGACCCGCACCTTCGGCTGGCACCGTACGGAGGTTTTTGCCTCGCTGATCAACGGGGTTTCGGTTTTTCTCATTTCGATCGGAATATTCTATGAAGCCTGGGGACGGCTCTTCCAACCGGAAGAGGTAAAGAGCCTCCCCATGTTCGTCATCGCCTTCATCGGCCTCGTCATGAACCTGGTGGCGGCCTCTGCCCTCCACAGCCATTCCCACGACGATCTTAACGTGCACAGCGCCTTTCTCCACGTGATCGGCGACGCCGCGGCCTCGGTCGGGGTGATCGTCGGCGGCCTGATCATGTATTTCACCGGCTGGTTCGTGCTCGACGCCATCATTTCCGTCGGCATCGGTTTCGTCATCTTCTGGGGCTCCTGGCGGGTGATACGGGAAGCGGTCCATATTCTCCTCGAAGGGGTGCCGCGCGGCATGACCATTGCCGAGGTATCGGATGCCATCCGCAACGTCGAAGGGGTAAACGACGTCCATCACCTCAACATCTGGACCATCTGTTCCCATATCCTGGCCCTTTCCGCCCACATCGACATCATTCCGGAGTATAAAGTGGAGCAGGCAGAGGTTTTGCGCAGGATCGAGGAACTCCTGTTCGACAGATACCATATATCCCATACGACCCTCCAGGCAGAGTGCACCATGTGCATCGAAGGACCGGTAATCAAGGAAATGCGCCACCGTCCCCGCGCAGCCCGGCACCCGCACAAGCATGAACACGGTCACGGCCCATGCGGCCATGACCATCATCACCCCCATTAA
- the ilvA gene encoding threonine ammonia-lyase produces the protein MLTYNLIHEAADRLKKRVRRTELIHSHHFSEKLGIPIFFKCENLQRTGAFKIRGALNFMTAQPRENLRNGVITASAGNHAQGVAFSADLLGVKSMVFMPESTPPQKVFATRDYGAEVVLTGKNFDEAYAAALKAQKETGALFVHPFDDPLVMAGQGTIGLEILDELPDLANILVPIGGGGLIAGIATAIKQTRPRVRIIGVESAAAPSMHFSLEKGKITETPLSVTLADGIAVKRVGKNTFPIVRELVDEVVLVEEEEIAQAIVALLERSKLLVEGAGAVTLAALMNGKVEHVTGKTVCLLSGGNIDVKTIAIVVERGLLAAGRYLKLKVELDDVPGSLAKLSTDIAATNANISLITHDRRSKALPIGRAEVLLELETRGFDHIREVVGYLGERGYEVEVLK, from the coding sequence ATGCTGACCTACAATTTAATTCACGAAGCCGCCGACCGGCTGAAAAAAAGGGTGCGGCGCACCGAGCTCATCCACTCCCACCACTTCAGCGAAAAGCTCGGCATCCCCATCTTTTTCAAATGCGAAAACCTGCAGCGGACCGGCGCATTCAAAATTCGCGGCGCCCTCAACTTCATGACCGCCCAGCCGCGGGAAAACCTCAGGAACGGTGTGATCACCGCATCAGCAGGGAACCATGCCCAGGGGGTCGCCTTTTCCGCCGATCTGCTGGGGGTGAAGTCGATGGTGTTCATGCCGGAAAGCACCCCGCCCCAGAAGGTCTTTGCCACCAGGGATTACGGCGCGGAAGTGGTATTGACGGGAAAGAACTTCGACGAAGCCTACGCAGCGGCACTTAAGGCTCAGAAAGAAACCGGCGCCCTTTTTGTCCATCCTTTTGACGATCCGCTGGTAATGGCGGGTCAAGGGACCATCGGCCTGGAGATACTCGACGAGCTGCCGGACCTGGCCAACATCCTTGTCCCCATCGGCGGTGGCGGGCTTATCGCCGGCATTGCCACTGCCATCAAGCAGACCCGTCCCCGGGTGAGGATCATCGGCGTCGAATCGGCCGCTGCCCCGTCCATGCACTTTTCCCTGGAAAAGGGTAAAATCACCGAAACACCCCTCTCCGTCACCCTGGCCGACGGCATTGCCGTAAAACGGGTGGGAAAGAACACCTTCCCCATTGTCCGTGAACTGGTTGATGAAGTGGTGCTGGTAGAGGAAGAGGAGATCGCCCAGGCGATCGTCGCCCTTCTGGAGCGGAGCAAACTCCTCGTCGAAGGCGCCGGGGCGGTCACCCTGGCGGCACTGATGAACGGCAAGGTTGAGCATGTGACAGGCAAGACCGTCTGCCTTTTGTCGGGCGGCAACATCGACGTAAAGACCATCGCTATCGTGGTGGAAAGGGGGCTCCTGGCAGCGGGACGCTACCTGAAGCTGAAGGTGGAGTTGGATGATGTGCCGGGATCGCTGGCGAAACTCTCGACTGATATCGCGGCAACCAACGCCAACATCTCGCTGATCACCCACGACCGGCGCTCCAAAGCGCTCCCCATCGGCCGGGCCGAGGTGCTGCTGGAGCTGGAGACGCGGGGGTTTGACCATATTCGGGAGGTGGTGGGTTACCTGGGCGAGCGGGGGTATGAGGTGGAGGTGCTGAAGTAA
- a CDS encoding M48 family metallopeptidase — protein sequence MKATWAKDISYEIVRSNRATADIVIERDGRVLVRAPESIPDERIEYMVEAKRYWIYKNLAEWRDLNATRVLREYKNGEGFLYLGRSYRLLLVADQTEPLLLKNGRFCLRRDLVDTGAIAAAKAAFRNYYIARGAERITQRVNYYAPKVGVTPRDIDVRELGNRWASCSPSVNLAFHWKCMMAPQTIIDYIVVHELCHFHYLDHTDAFWNEVDKVIPAYRERKEWLRKHGAGLDV from the coding sequence ATGAAGGCGACCTGGGCCAAGGACATCTCATACGAAATTGTGCGTAGCAACCGCGCCACGGCGGACATCGTCATTGAACGCGATGGTCGTGTACTGGTCCGGGCGCCCGAGTCGATCCCCGATGAGCGGATAGAGTACATGGTCGAGGCCAAGCGCTACTGGATTTACAAGAACCTCGCCGAGTGGCGCGATCTCAACGCCACCCGCGTGCTGCGGGAATATAAGAACGGCGAGGGGTTTCTCTACTTGGGGCGCTCCTACCGGCTGCTGCTCGTGGCGGATCAGACGGAACCGTTGCTGCTGAAGAACGGACGTTTCTGCCTGCGGCGTGACCTGGTGGATACAGGGGCGATAGCGGCTGCAAAAGCAGCCTTTCGTAACTACTACATTGCCCGTGGAGCAGAAAGGATAACCCAACGCGTGAACTACTACGCGCCCAAGGTTGGGGTCACCCCTCGTGACATAGATGTCCGAGAACTGGGCAATCGCTGGGCCTCATGCTCACCCAGCGTCAACCTTGCCTTCCACTGGAAGTGCATGATGGCCCCGCAGACGATCATAGACTACATCGTGGTCCACGAACTCTGCCACTTCCATTACCTGGACCACACCGATGCCTTTTGGAACGAGGTGGACAAGGTCATTCCTGCATACCGCGAACGGAAGGAGTGGCTGAGGAAGCATGGGGCGGGGTTGGATGTTTGA
- a CDS encoding type I restriction endonuclease subunit R — MGRFFDWKIMSEYLHVEKPFLDQLAALGWTVIDQGQGFIPSDPTASLRDTFREWLLPDVFHNAVRAINRTADGTPWLTDRQLDDLRSQILRQPNRTLLEANEAVQALFLKAQVDRNEISGEPDPVVQLIDFSHPERNQFHAINQFRIDTPGYVKKCIIPDIVLFVNGIPLVVIEAKIGDATTANPMHAAFEQLLRYRNGRPETAAAGLREGEPRLFHTNLLLIRTCGEKAEFGSITSGHEHFYAWKDIWPEENRNYTPPLGIEREQERLIQGLLAPTTLLDVLRTCTVFMDTDSGKRVKVVCRYQQYRAAHRIVERLRTGKTSEERSGVVWHTQGSGKSLTMVFVARMLRASQDLADFKILLVNDRVDLEDQLAATAKLIGGKVNVIESTAALREHLSTDTSDINMVMVHKFMERAEALPTMVAEALAAYRPPPSGATFGVVNPSERILLMIDEAHRTQGSDLGENIFEAFPNATRIAFTGTPLISEQHGSKRTVKRFGEYIDTYKLMDAVHDGATLQILYEGRTADTALKDKHGFDTKFEDLFKNRSEEELLVIKKKYGASGDILEAEQRIAAIARDLVTHYVDNILPDGFKAQVVCHSKLAAIRYQKSIREALAERLDVEKLKQKPDTELIRRIAFLKAVVVVSADATNELAAITEARKEAKRWNAVENFCKPFDLDDPDKDLTGIAFLIVCDMLLTGFDAPVEQVMYIDKRLREHNLLQAIARVNRVTKNKHRGFIVDYIGLANHLMEALSIYSDEDAEDIQQGLKNRLTELPILEERYQRLLQHFRAAGVGEIEAFVKGELATPESDVAVVHAAVGAMQDIKRRADFEVYLKKYLQSLNLILPHASGHPYRGPARRFGYLLRMVKERYKDDSLDISDAGEKVKALINEHLIDLGINPKIPPIELLSDDFISNVQKHSQGNPEAKASEMEHAIRKHCTIHFDEDPAFYKRLSEKLEKLIQEHKNQWEVLAEGYEQLRSEALAGRTDAEEGLTREATTFYDYVVQLAFENGEVPGNHRHQLKRLMAGIVEMLQGTIGIIDFWKKPIEVKKLRGNIDTEILLTEIPQLIDKHERIAVEIVKLAEKRHQELTR, encoded by the coding sequence TTGGGTCGTTTTTTTGATTGGAAAATCATGTCTGAATATCTCCACGTAGAAAAACCATTCCTTGACCAGCTCGCCGCACTGGGCTGGACGGTAATCGACCAAGGTCAGGGGTTTATCCCCTCCGATCCTACGGCCAGCCTGCGCGACACCTTCCGCGAATGGCTGCTCCCTGATGTCTTCCACAATGCCGTGCGCGCCATCAACCGCACCGCCGACGGTACCCCCTGGCTGACCGATCGCCAACTCGATGACCTCCGGTCACAAATCCTGCGCCAGCCAAACCGTACCCTGCTTGAAGCCAACGAGGCGGTACAGGCGCTCTTCCTCAAGGCACAAGTGGATCGCAATGAGATCAGCGGCGAGCCAGATCCTGTGGTCCAGCTCATTGACTTCTCCCACCCCGAGCGCAATCAGTTCCACGCCATCAACCAGTTCCGCATCGACACGCCCGGCTACGTGAAGAAATGCATCATCCCGGATATCGTACTCTTTGTGAACGGCATCCCGCTGGTGGTGATCGAGGCCAAGATCGGCGACGCCACCACGGCCAACCCGATGCACGCCGCCTTCGAGCAACTGCTTCGCTACCGCAACGGCCGCCCGGAAACGGCTGCTGCCGGCCTGCGCGAAGGAGAGCCGCGCCTGTTCCACACGAATTTGCTGCTGATACGCACCTGTGGCGAGAAAGCGGAGTTTGGCAGCATCACCTCGGGCCACGAGCACTTCTACGCCTGGAAGGACATTTGGCCGGAGGAGAACCGCAATTACACGCCGCCGCTGGGGATCGAGCGCGAACAGGAGCGGCTGATCCAGGGGCTGCTCGCCCCAACGACGCTCCTGGATGTGCTGCGCACCTGCACGGTCTTCATGGATACCGACTCCGGCAAGCGGGTGAAGGTGGTCTGCCGTTACCAACAGTACCGCGCTGCCCACCGGATCGTTGAGCGCCTGCGCACCGGCAAGACATCAGAGGAGCGCTCTGGCGTCGTCTGGCACACCCAGGGCTCGGGCAAGTCACTGACTATGGTTTTCGTGGCCCGCATGCTGCGGGCATCACAAGACCTGGCCGACTTCAAGATCCTGCTGGTCAACGACCGCGTCGATCTGGAGGATCAACTTGCAGCCACTGCCAAGCTGATCGGCGGCAAGGTTAATGTGATTGAGAGTACGGCAGCGTTGCGCGAGCACCTGAGTACCGATACCTCCGACATTAACATGGTGATGGTACACAAGTTCATGGAACGTGCCGAAGCGCTGCCGACCATGGTTGCCGAGGCGCTTGCAGCCTACCGCCCGCCGCCGTCCGGAGCAACTTTTGGCGTGGTCAATCCGTCCGAACGCATCCTGCTGATGATTGACGAGGCGCACAGGACGCAAGGCTCCGACCTGGGTGAAAACATTTTCGAGGCATTCCCCAACGCTACCCGCATCGCCTTCACCGGCACCCCGCTTATCTCCGAGCAACACGGCAGCAAGCGCACGGTGAAGCGTTTCGGCGAATACATCGACACCTACAAGCTGATGGACGCGGTGCATGACGGCGCGACGCTGCAGATTCTCTACGAAGGACGCACGGCGGACACGGCGTTGAAGGACAAGCACGGCTTCGACACCAAGTTCGAAGACCTCTTCAAGAACCGGAGCGAAGAAGAACTCCTCGTCATCAAGAAGAAATATGGCGCCAGCGGCGACATCCTGGAAGCCGAGCAGCGCATTGCGGCCATTGCCCGCGACTTGGTGACGCACTACGTCGACAACATCCTCCCCGACGGTTTCAAGGCGCAGGTTGTCTGCCACTCCAAGCTGGCGGCGATCCGCTATCAGAAATCGATCCGTGAAGCCCTGGCCGAGCGCCTTGACGTGGAGAAGCTCAAACAGAAGCCCGACACCGAACTGATTCGCCGCATCGCCTTCCTGAAGGCCGTGGTAGTGGTTTCCGCTGACGCCACCAACGAACTGGCCGCCATCACCGAGGCGCGCAAGGAGGCGAAACGCTGGAACGCGGTGGAGAACTTCTGCAAACCTTTTGATCTGGACGACCCGGACAAGGATCTGACTGGAATCGCCTTCCTGATCGTCTGTGACATGCTGCTGACCGGCTTCGACGCCCCGGTTGAGCAGGTGATGTATATCGACAAGCGTTTGCGCGAGCACAACCTGCTACAGGCCATTGCCCGGGTGAACCGGGTGACGAAGAACAAGCACCGGGGGTTCATCGTCGATTACATCGGCCTGGCCAACCACCTGATGGAGGCGCTCAGCATCTATTCCGATGAGGATGCAGAAGACATCCAGCAAGGGCTGAAAAACCGGCTCACCGAACTGCCGATTCTGGAAGAACGCTATCAGCGTCTCCTGCAGCATTTCCGCGCAGCCGGGGTAGGGGAGATCGAAGCCTTCGTAAAGGGTGAACTGGCAACACCAGAGTCTGACGTGGCCGTGGTGCATGCGGCTGTGGGAGCGATGCAGGACATCAAGCGCCGGGCGGACTTCGAGGTCTACCTGAAGAAGTATCTCCAAAGCCTGAACCTGATCCTCCCCCACGCGTCGGGGCATCCCTACCGCGGCCCGGCAAGGCGTTTCGGCTATCTCCTCCGCATGGTCAAGGAGCGCTACAAGGACGACTCCCTCGACATCTCCGACGCCGGTGAGAAGGTGAAAGCGCTGATCAACGAGCACCTTATCGACCTGGGGATAAATCCCAAGATCCCCCCCATAGAGCTTCTGTCGGACGACTTCATCTCCAATGTGCAGAAGCATTCCCAGGGAAACCCGGAGGCGAAGGCGAGTGAGATGGAGCATGCCATCCGCAAACACTGCACAATCCACTTCGACGAAGACCCGGCCTTCTACAAGCGGCTGAGCGAGAAGCTGGAAAAGCTGATCCAGGAGCACAAGAACCAATGGGAGGTGCTGGCCGAGGGGTATGAACAACTCAGAAGCGAAGCCCTGGCGGGCCGGACGGATGCTGAGGAAGGCTTGACCAGGGAGGCTACCACCTTCTACGACTACGTGGTGCAGCTCGCTTTCGAGAATGGCGAAGTGCCCGGGAATCATCGGCATCAGTTGAAGAGGCTGATGGCTGGCATCGTGGAGATGTTGCAAGGTACTATCGGCATCATCGACTTCTGGAAGAAGCCAATCGAGGTAAAGAAACTTCGGGGGAACATCGACACCGAGATCCTGCTGACCGAGATCCCGCAACTCATCGACAAACACGAACGGATCGCGGTGGAGATTGTGAAGCTCGCCGAAAAACGCCACCAGGAGCTGACACGATGA
- a CDS encoding PIN domain-containing protein produces MKVIIQDASVLIDMADCDLLDAWFGLGFDLRTTTLVWREVNRKNQKIKLKRFVDEGRFGIEAVGAQALTEIVQLQALLSSRVTIEDVSALYFAGKLESILLTGDKRLRQHAEERGIETHGLLWVFDILLARGALLPGVAADRLEKLIERGTSRLPLHECELRIKKWRR; encoded by the coding sequence GTGAAAGTCATCATCCAGGATGCATCGGTCCTCATTGACATGGCTGACTGTGACCTGCTGGACGCCTGGTTCGGGCTGGGATTTGATCTGCGCACGACCACGCTCGTCTGGCGTGAGGTCAACCGCAAGAACCAGAAGATCAAACTGAAGCGATTTGTGGATGAGGGCCGGTTCGGGATCGAAGCGGTGGGGGCGCAGGCTCTTACCGAGATCGTGCAACTTCAGGCGCTTCTCTCGTCGCGGGTAACAATCGAAGATGTCTCGGCCCTGTATTTTGCCGGCAAGCTGGAAAGCATCCTGCTGACCGGTGACAAGAGGTTGAGGCAGCATGCCGAGGAACGCGGTATCGAAACACATGGGCTGCTGTGGGTTTTTGATATACTTCTCGCCCGTGGTGCGCTGCTCCCCGGCGTGGCGGCCGATCGCCTGGAAAAGCTTATTGAGAGAGGGACCAGTCGCCTCCCTCTGCACGAATGTGAACTTAGGATCAAAAAGTGGCGCAGGTAA
- a CDS encoding helix-turn-helix domain-containing protein: MKQQDPKEIFGRRLSQARRMRGMSLRAVAEAIGGKVSYNALHRYECGEMMPSDDVLIPVADVLDKPLDFFFRPFTVELRELRFRKTTGLGAKSEDAVKELATDFFERYCEIEQILGLPSRFRDPLGHVRYTRPEEAEEAAVKVRLHWKLGEDPLPNVIETLETNGFKIFEVEAPESFDGFSGWADGHPVIVLATWLNKDMPRKRFTTLHEAAHLLVAPHTDLSGKELEAFCNRFAGAMLIPKEVFTSDWGGFRHRISLEELIDLKRRYGMSIAAIMHRAHDLKLIDDSTYRQFSIIRKKKGWHRDEPGKYIGTEQSSRFEQLVLRATAEEQISFDKGAALLNVSLVEFQQTLSEFL; the protein is encoded by the coding sequence ATGAAACAACAGGACCCGAAAGAGATTTTCGGCCGGCGGCTTTCGCAGGCGCGACGCATGCGCGGCATGTCACTGCGGGCCGTGGCCGAGGCCATCGGAGGTAAGGTCTCCTACAACGCCCTGCACCGTTACGAGTGCGGGGAGATGATGCCGAGCGACGATGTCCTGATTCCGGTGGCGGATGTGCTGGACAAGCCGCTGGACTTCTTCTTCCGCCCCTTCACGGTGGAACTGCGGGAGCTGCGCTTCCGCAAGACCACCGGCCTGGGGGCCAAGTCCGAGGATGCGGTCAAGGAGCTGGCCACCGACTTTTTCGAGCGGTACTGCGAGATCGAACAGATTCTGGGGCTCCCCTCCCGCTTCCGCGATCCCTTGGGGCATGTCAGGTACACCCGACCCGAAGAGGCGGAGGAGGCAGCTGTCAAGGTCCGCTTACACTGGAAGCTGGGAGAGGACCCGCTGCCGAATGTCATCGAAACCCTGGAGACCAACGGCTTCAAGATCTTCGAGGTTGAGGCGCCGGAGAGCTTCGACGGCTTCTCGGGGTGGGCCGACGGCCACCCAGTGATCGTGCTGGCAACCTGGCTGAATAAGGACATGCCCCGCAAGCGCTTCACAACTCTGCACGAGGCGGCGCATCTGTTGGTGGCCCCGCACACCGACCTGAGCGGCAAGGAACTCGAAGCGTTCTGCAACCGCTTCGCAGGAGCCATGCTGATCCCCAAGGAGGTCTTTACGTCGGATTGGGGCGGCTTCCGGCACCGGATCAGCCTGGAGGAACTGATTGACCTGAAGCGGCGTTATGGCATGTCGATCGCGGCTATCATGCACCGAGCCCACGACCTGAAGCTGATCGACGATTCCACGTACCGCCAGTTCAGCATCATCCGCAAGAAAAAGGGGTGGCATCGCGACGAGCCGGGGAAATACATCGGCACCGAGCAATCCAGCCGCTTCGAACAGCTGGTCCTGCGGGCTACGGCGGAAGAACAGATCAGCTTCGACAAGGGCGCTGCCCTGCTCAACGTGTCGTTGGTGGAGTTCCAACAGACGTTGAGCGAGTTTCTGTGA
- a CDS encoding argonaute/piwi family protein, with the protein MSSEISTHIWLPEPKLAFHPDRQSDQDIHPLRGLLRFGPHSSGLVPDPIRVATIAPAGESRHLYGFMKELNSVVKATERAEYLPEWPGFHSVFGLHMRGAGAGCHIELDTEFEAEFHASSTPHIVLADRLIRKIQALEAHRDKFDVLFIYIPQRWTPGYTGSHGEDFDLHDHLKAATAARRLPVQFVREDKALAYPHRASVMWRIGLALYAKAGGVPWKLAETDAETAYIGISYAVRPPDSGRSRFVTCCSQVFDAEGSGLEFVAYDAHEVEVQRENPFLSRTEMFRVMTRSVDLYRRRHAGRSPRRVMVHKTTEFKQDEIDGCMEALHLCEAVDLVQIVEDVGWRGIRIDLDKETKKGKPASFPVSRGTLIGLGSREALLWTHGDVRGISDRGAYFQGARSTPRPLRLVRHAGHGSWDEAALAILALTKMNWNNDALYDPLPVTIGYSKVLARVVKRMSGLGSAPYQFRFFM; encoded by the coding sequence ATGAGTAGCGAAATTTCCACTCACATTTGGCTACCAGAACCTAAACTGGCTTTTCATCCGGATCGTCAATCAGATCAAGATATTCATCCTTTACGCGGACTGCTGAGATTCGGACCACATTCAAGTGGTCTGGTGCCTGACCCAATCCGGGTTGCCACCATAGCCCCAGCCGGCGAGAGTCGCCACCTTTACGGTTTTATGAAAGAACTCAACTCTGTAGTCAAGGCGACCGAACGTGCCGAATATCTTCCAGAGTGGCCGGGTTTTCATAGCGTCTTCGGCCTCCATATGCGAGGGGCTGGTGCGGGCTGTCACATAGAACTCGACACAGAATTTGAGGCCGAGTTTCATGCTTCCTCAACGCCGCACATTGTACTAGCTGACCGCTTAATCCGTAAGATCCAGGCACTCGAAGCACACCGTGACAAATTTGATGTGCTGTTTATCTATATTCCCCAGCGCTGGACCCCCGGCTACACAGGAAGTCATGGCGAGGATTTTGATCTGCACGACCATCTGAAGGCCGCCACAGCTGCACGTCGACTCCCCGTTCAGTTTGTGCGCGAGGACAAAGCTCTAGCCTACCCGCACCGCGCCAGCGTAATGTGGCGTATTGGGCTGGCGCTCTACGCAAAAGCTGGTGGAGTACCTTGGAAGCTGGCAGAGACCGATGCTGAGACGGCCTATATAGGCATATCTTACGCAGTTCGCCCGCCAGACTCGGGCCGTTCGCGCTTTGTTACTTGTTGTAGTCAGGTCTTCGATGCTGAGGGCTCTGGCCTGGAGTTCGTCGCTTACGATGCCCATGAGGTTGAAGTTCAGCGCGAAAATCCATTCCTCTCGCGTACTGAGATGTTCAGAGTTATGACTCGCTCCGTTGATCTATACCGCCGTCGGCATGCGGGCCGCTCCCCCCGACGTGTGATGGTCCACAAGACCACCGAATTCAAACAAGACGAGATTGACGGTTGTATGGAGGCCCTTCACCTGTGCGAGGCGGTTGACTTGGTGCAAATCGTCGAAGACGTTGGATGGCGTGGCATCCGGATCGACCTCGATAAAGAGACTAAAAAAGGCAAACCTGCTTCTTTCCCTGTCTCACGGGGCACCCTCATTGGCTTGGGATCGCGTGAAGCATTATTGTGGACGCATGGTGATGTCCGCGGAATCAGTGATCGGGGGGCATATTTTCAAGGGGCTCGAAGCACTCCTCGGCCGTTGCGCTTGGTGCGACACGCTGGCCATGGGTCTTGGGATGAGGCTGCACTCGCTATTCTTGCGCTTACTAAGATGAACTGGAATAACGACGCCTTGTATGACCCACTACCCGTAACCATCGGGTACTCAAAGGTGCTTGCACGGGTTGTTAAACGCATGAGTGGATTGGGGAGTGCGCCCTATCAATTCCGGTTTTTCATGTAA